GGGGCTCATCGGGGTGGGTTTTGATTTCCACGCCGCTATAATCGGGAATGCCGGAACTGCCAACGGCTTCCGTGGCCCCGACGGCGTGGTTGGGCACCCATTTGTGCATCACCTCAAAGCTGATTTTGGCGGTGATTCGGTACTCCACGATTTTATTGTCGCGCACCCGGCAGCTTTGGTCTTTTATGTAGATGGATTTAATGCCTTGTACCGTGGTGCTGGCCTCGGTGAGGGCCCGTTGCAGGGCATCTTCAAAGCTTTTTTCTGAGCTGGCCAGTACTTCAATCACTTTTTTGATAGTGCTCATAGCGCGTAAAAAGGGAGAGATGAAGGGATAGTAGCACGTAACAGGGGCTTGGGTGTACGTAGCCAGCGGCAGCATGGATGGTATTTAGGTGAGCCGCAGAGTTTTCGGGGCAGCACGCTTTGGGCTCCCGGCCGTTGTGTACTTTTGCCGCGCCGCCCGCCCGGCCCATGCCGTATACCGCGGTGCCGCCGGCTGGCCGGTTTACCTGTTCTCTGTCATCTTATTTCCTTCTCACCCCATAGCGTTATGACCCAGTTCCGCCAGGAGAAAGACACCATGGGCACCGTGCAGGTGCCCCAGGACGCCTACTACGGCGCCCAGACCCAGCGCTCCATCGACAACTTCCAGATTGCCCAGGACATCAACCGGATGCCCAAGGAAATCATCCGCGCGTTTGCTTACCTGAAGAAAGCCGCCGCCCTCACCAACCGCGACGCCGGCATTCTAACAGCTGAAAAAGCCGAGCTGATTGGCCGCGTGGCCGATGAGATTCTGGAAGGTAAGCTGGACAAGGAGTTTCCGCTGGTAGTGTGGCAAACCGGCTCGGGCACGCAGAGCAATATGAATGTGAACGAGGTAATTGCTTACCGCGGCCACGTGCTCAACGGCGGGCAGCTCTCGGATGAAAAGAAGTTTTTGGCCCCCAACGACGACGTTAACAAGAGCCAGAGCTCCAACGACACCTTCCCCACGGCCATGCACATTGCGGCCTACAAGATTCTGGTGGAGGTTACCATTCCCGGCATTGAGAAGCTGCGCGATACGCTGCGGGCCAAGAGCGAGCAGTTTATGCACATCGTAAAAATCGGCCGCACGCACCTGATGGATGCTACGCCGCTTACGGTGGGTCAGGAGTTCAGCGGCTACGTGTCGCAGCTCGACCATGGCCTGCGCGCCATCAAAAACACGCTGGCGCACCTTTCCGAGCTGGCCCTGGGCGGCACCGCCGTGGGTACGGGCATCAACACGCCTCCCGGCTACTCCGAAAACGTGGCCAAACACATTGCCGACCTCACCGGCCTGCCCTTCATCACCGCCGAAAACAAGTTTGAAGCCCTGGCCGCTCACGATGCCATTGTGGAGGCCCACGGCGCCCTGAAAACGGTAGCTGCCAGCATGATGAAAATAGCCAACGACATCCGCCTACTGGCCTCAGGCCCGCGCGCCGGCATCGGCGAGCTGCACATCCCCGACAACGAGCCCGGCTCCAGCATTATGCCCGGCAAGGTGAACCCCACCCAGTGCGAGGCCATGACCATGGTAGCCGCGCAGGTAATGGGCAACGACGTAGCCATCAACATTGGCGGCATGAGCGGCCACTTCGAGCTGAACGTGTTCAAGCCCGTGATGATTTACAACTTCCTGCACTCGGCCCGCCTCATCGGCGACGTGTGCGTGAGCTTTAATGATAAGTGCGCCACCGGCATCGAGCCCCTGGAAGCCAACATCAAAAAGCACGTGGATTCGTCGCTGATGCTGGTAACGGCCCTGAACCCGCACATTGGCTACTATAAAGCCGCCGAAATTGCGCAAACGGCCCACAAAAACGGCTCTACCCTGAAAGAAACGGCCCTTCAACTGGGCTACCTCACGGAGGAGCAGTTTAATGAGTGGCTGAAGCCCGAGGACATGGTAGGCGAGATTAAGAAGTAGAAGAAAAGTAGCGCGAAGCTCCGGCTTCGCGCACGAGTAACGCGAGTTCCTACGTATGCGCAAAAGTCCGCAGACGCTTGTTACTCGCGATGCTCGTGCGCGAAGCCGGAGCTTCGCGCTACTTTTGTTTTCCCAACCCCACGCCCCTCATGGATTTCACGCGCTGTATTACCCTTGAAAACGACCGGGTTCGGCTCCGGCCGTTGGAGCTCACCGATTTTGAGGATTTAAAAGCTGTCATCTTCGACCCCGAAATCTGGCGCTTCACCGTGGACCCCAACCCCGGCGACGCCGTAGGGCTGGCTGCCTACCTCACCAAGGCCATACGCGAGCGGAAAAAGGGCCTGCGCTACCCGTTTGCCATTGTGGATAAGCAAAGCGGCCGGGTGGTGGGCAGCACCAGCTACGGTAACATTGCCCTAGCCGACCATCGCCTGGAAATTGGCTGGACGTGGCTGGGCGCTGAATACCAGCGCACCGGCCTGAACCGCGCCGCCAAGCATCTGCTGCTGAAATATGCTTTTGGCGAATTGGGCTGTGAGCGGGTAGAGCTTAAAACTGACGCCCTGAACTGGAAATCCCGCGAGGCCATGCGCCGCATGGGCG
The Hymenobacter sp. DG25B genome window above contains:
- a CDS encoding dodecin family protein: MSTIKKVIEVLASSEKSFEDALQRALTEASTTVQGIKSIYIKDQSCRVRDNKIVEYRITAKISFEVMHKWVPNHAVGATEAVGSSGIPDYSGVEIKTHPDEPLDVKPGGSATAPESGGGYSG
- the fumC gene encoding class II fumarate hydratase, whose amino-acid sequence is MTQFRQEKDTMGTVQVPQDAYYGAQTQRSIDNFQIAQDINRMPKEIIRAFAYLKKAAALTNRDAGILTAEKAELIGRVADEILEGKLDKEFPLVVWQTGSGTQSNMNVNEVIAYRGHVLNGGQLSDEKKFLAPNDDVNKSQSSNDTFPTAMHIAAYKILVEVTIPGIEKLRDTLRAKSEQFMHIVKIGRTHLMDATPLTVGQEFSGYVSQLDHGLRAIKNTLAHLSELALGGTAVGTGINTPPGYSENVAKHIADLTGLPFITAENKFEALAAHDAIVEAHGALKTVAASMMKIANDIRLLASGPRAGIGELHIPDNEPGSSIMPGKVNPTQCEAMTMVAAQVMGNDVAINIGGMSGHFELNVFKPVMIYNFLHSARLIGDVCVSFNDKCATGIEPLEANIKKHVDSSLMLVTALNPHIGYYKAAEIAQTAHKNGSTLKETALQLGYLTEEQFNEWLKPEDMVGEIKK
- a CDS encoding GNAT family N-acetyltransferase — encoded protein: MDFTRCITLENDRVRLRPLELTDFEDLKAVIFDPEIWRFTVDPNPGDAVGLAAYLTKAIRERKKGLRYPFAIVDKQSGRVVGSTSYGNIALADHRLEIGWTWLGAEYQRTGLNRAAKHLLLKYAFGELGCERVELKTDALNWKSREAMRRMGATEEGILRSHMVTQGGRRRDSVYFSILKPEWDTLRMTVFQEFDARG